CGGTCGATCCCGCGACGGGCGGACTCCTCGGGCGGGAGTGCGGGAGCCGGCGGAGGCGTCGGGGCATCGGCATCTGCTGTCTCGGCATCCGTGGTCGCCGCGGCGGGCTGCAGCTGATCGTGCAGGTACGAGACGCCGTCCGGCGTCGAGAGCACCTGCACCATCAGCTCGTGCAGCTGCGCTTCACTGCGCCGGATGAAATGCGCCTCCTGCGGGACCGGCTCGGTGAACCAGACGTGTGCGCGGTACGGCGCGAGGTGCCCTTCTTTCACGACGGCCGGAGTCGGCACCTCGTAGTCGACCTCGCCGAGCAGCTCGCGTGTAGTTCTCGAATCCGGTGCCGTCGTCGGCGGAGGGGAGGGTGGCGGTCAGGCCGATGAGCAGACCCGTGCAGCCGCGCTCGCGGATCCGTGCCCGCAGGTAGGCGACGACGATGGCCCAGTGATCCAGCAGATGATGGCACTCGTCGAGCACGATCGTGTCGACGCCCGCATCGACGATGCGATCGATCAGCGCCAGGGCGTTCGGGTGCAGCACCCGGGCCAAGGACTCCGGCCGGGTCTGCGCGAACCGGCGGCGCAGGCCGGCCGAGCGTTTGCGGATGCCGCGCCGGTACTGTGCGCGGTTGTCGACCGCCAGCGTGGCGAGCCAGGTCGCGGCATCCGCCTCCGTCCGCCCCGCCTCGACGAGCTGTTCGGTCCACTGCGCACGGGCGAGATCATCGAAAGGAGAGCTATCGCCGGTGACGCTCAGCAGCTGATACGTCAGCACGGTCAGATCGGCCAGGTTCGCCGGGTCGTCGGAGACCTGGGCGTCGTCCGTCGCGAGGTCGCGCGCCGTCCGCACCCACTGCTGACGGATCGTCACGGTGGGCGTCAGCACGAGCGTGCGCCGTCCCTCGCGGGCGGCGAGCAGCAGCCCGAGCAGCGTCTTGCCGGAGCCTGGTGGTGCCACGATGTGCATCGCGGCATCCGCTGGAGCAGCCGGGATCTGTTCCAGGACTTCGCTCTGATAGGTGCGCAGCTCGCCGTCGAACCGCCAGTCGGCGAGGGAGCTGGCAGTGGGTTCATCGTGACCGAGCGTATCGGCCACGTCGGGTAGACTGTTCGACGGCTCTCCGCGTGACGGTATCCAGGCCAATTCCCCCAGGGCGGAAACGCAGCAAGGGTAACCGGGCTCTGCCGGGTGCGCGGAGGGTCTTTTCTCTCCAGGGGGCGGTCTCGATCCGGGAGGTCTCTGTCCGTGATCCGGACGGCCAAGCCTCGTCCAGCATCCTCCGGCCCGGGCCTGTCAAGATCGATGCTGTGACAGCATCCGTCTCACCCGATTCGCGCCCCCGGTCGTTCTCGCGCTTTCTCGCGCCGGTCGTGCTGCTCGCGCTGATGTGGGCGATCCAGTTCGCGGATGCCGTGCTGCCCGGCTCGTTCACCGGCTGGGGGCTGCGCTCCTGGGATCTCGGCAGCCTTCCCGGCCTCGTGCTCGGGCCGCTGCTGCACGCGAACTGGGCGCATCTGGTCGGCAACTCCGGGCCGTTCCTGGTGCTTGGCTGTCTGGTCGCCGTCGAGGGAGCGACGCGGTTCTGGGGGTCACCGTCGTGGTCGCGCTGGTCGGCGGGGCAGGCACCTGGTTCGTGAACGCCCCGGGCACGCTCACCGTCGGCGCCTCGGTGCTCGTGTTCGGATACTTCGGCTATGTCGTACTGCGCGTCATCGCTCCCGGGCGCCTCGCACATCGGCTGGCGTACGCCGCCATCGCCCTGATCGTGGTCGCGCTCTACGGCGCCACCATGATCACCGGCATTCTCGGCGCCGGCCCTGGTATCTCTTGGCAGGCGCACCTGTTCGGCGGAGTCGGCGGCGGCCTCATGGCGTTCGCGGG
Above is a window of Microbacterium suwonense DNA encoding:
- a CDS encoding DEAD/DEAH box helicase family protein — translated: MADTLGHDEPTASSLADWRFDGELRTYQSEVLEQIPAAPADAAMHIVAPPGSGKTLLGLLLAAREGRRTLVLTPTVTIRQQWVRTARDLATDDAQVSDDPANLADLTVLTYQLLSVTGDSSPFDDLARAQWTEQLVEAGRTEADAATWLATLAVDNRAQYRRGIRKRSAGLRRRFAQTRPESLARVLHPNALALIDRIVDAGVDTIVLDECHHLLDHWAIVVAYLRARIRERGCTGLLIGLTATLPSADDGTGFENYTRAARRGRLRGADSGRRERRAPRAVPRTRLVHRAGPAGGAFHPAQ
- a CDS encoding rhomboid family intramembrane serine protease, whose translation is MVALVGGAGTWFVNAPGTLTVGASVLVFGYFGYVVLRVIAPGRLAHRLAYAAIALIVVALYGATMITGILGAGPGISWQAHLFGGVGGGLMAFAGRRRESSA